One Qipengyuania aurantiaca genomic region harbors:
- a CDS encoding LysE family translocator translates to MFDPERLLAFALITATTSIVPGPSMMFVMGQAIWRGARSGWAALLGMQVGYILWWLAAALGLGTLARAYPLAFRLLAIAGVLYLAWLGAKAIRHSFHAGEDDAAAPAHKPSAHAFRDGIAVAIGNPKSLVYMVAIIPPFVDPDLPVGWQIVTLAVIALVLDLLVGWAYIGAGKRLARAMERAATRRWIDRGIGIVFILIAIAIAVDLYGTQL, encoded by the coding sequence ATGTTCGATCCCGAGCGCCTTCTCGCCTTCGCCCTCATCACCGCGACCACCAGCATCGTGCCGGGCCCGTCGATGATGTTCGTCATGGGACAGGCGATCTGGCGCGGAGCCCGCTCGGGCTGGGCGGCGCTGCTGGGAATGCAGGTGGGCTACATCCTTTGGTGGCTGGCCGCCGCGCTGGGGCTGGGGACCCTCGCCAGGGCCTATCCGCTGGCCTTCCGGCTGTTGGCCATCGCCGGCGTGCTCTACCTGGCCTGGCTGGGCGCAAAGGCGATCCGCCACTCCTTCCACGCGGGCGAGGACGACGCTGCCGCACCGGCGCACAAACCGTCCGCCCACGCCTTTCGCGACGGTATCGCGGTAGCCATCGGCAACCCGAAATCGCTCGTCTACATGGTCGCCATCATCCCGCCCTTCGTCGATCCGGACCTGCCCGTGGGCTGGCAGATCGTCACGCTGGCGGTCATCGCGCTGGTGCTCGACCTGCTCGTGGGCTGGGCCTACATCGGCGCGGGGAAGCGGCTTGCGCGGGCGATGGAGCGGGCAGCCACGCGGCGATGGATCGATAGGGGCATCGGAATCGTATTCATCCTGATCGCGATCGCCATTGCGGTCGACCTCTACGGGACGCAGCTTTGA